A genomic segment from Conger conger chromosome 2, fConCon1.1, whole genome shotgun sequence encodes:
- the suz12b gene encoding polycomb protein suz12-B isoform X2, which produces MAPQKPSTGVGSSGTGHAMGTGTGCRTNGVVYQSSAVMMASVKKPKMEQIQADHELFLQAFEKPTQIYRFLRTRNLIAPIFLHRTLTYMSHRNSRMHTKRKSFKVDDMLLKVEKMKGDQEAHSLSSHLQLTFTGFFHKIEKPSQNSENEQNSVSLEVLLVKVCHKKRKDVSCPVKQVPTGKKQVPLNPDCSQTKPGSFPSLLVSSSEFEPSNSHMVKSYSLLFRVSQPGRGLPNGLSNGETNENIDVAEELPSRKKRNSSHREDDETSFVAQMTVFDKNRRLQLLDGEYEVSMQEMVECPVGKKRATWETILDGKRLPPFETFSQGPTLQFTLRWTGDAGDRSTAPVAKPLATRNSDASAVESRPCTLRPAPVAVKESIASDLQTRREQILIEPRQKLRIFYQFLYNNNTRQQTEARDDLHCPWCTLNCRQLYSLLKHLKLSHSRFIFNYVPHAKGARIDVSINECYDGSYVGNPQDIHSQPGFAFSRNGPVKRTAVTHVLVCRPKRTKPSLSEFLESEDGELEVQRSYISGHNRLYFHSDSCMPLRPQEMEEDSEDERDPAWLREKTLTQIEEFTDVNEGEKEVMKLWNLHVMKHGFIADNQMNQACMLFVEKCGPYIVEKSLCRNFLLHLVSMHDFNLVTTATIDKAMSRLRRMQDPPENGSDAPGPDGSSLGDDDDVAAMEVSGDPKHTDPLKL; this is translated from the exons ATGGCTCCTCAGAAGCCTAGCACGGGGGTTGGTAGTTCAGGTACAGGCCACGCTATGGGTACCGGTACCGGGTGTAGAACCAACGGCGTTGTCTACCAGTCTTCGGCTGTTATGATGGCCTCGGTGAAGAAGCCGAAGATGGAACAGATTCAAGCCGACCATGAACTGTTCTTGCAGGCCTTCGAAA AACCAACTCAAATCTATAGATTCCTTCGCACAAGGAACCTGATTGCG CCTATATTTTTGCACAGAACCCTCACATACATGTCCCATAGAAACTCAAGAATGCACACCAAAAG GAAGTCTTTTAAAGTGGATGATATGCTGCTGAAGGTGGAGAAGATGAAGGGAGATCAGGAGGCACACAG CTTGTCATCCCACCTGCAACTTACCTTTACTGGGTTCTTCCATAAGATAG AGAAGCCATCACAAAACTCAGAGAACGAGCAAAACTCTGTGTCTTTAGAGGTGCTACTTGTTAAAGTCTGCCATAAAAAGCGCAAG GATGTCAGCTGCCCGGTTAAACAAGTGCCTACAGGTAAAAAGCAGGTGCCTTTGAACCCTGACTGCAGCCAGACCAAGCCCGGCAGCTTCCCCTCGCTGCTGGTCTCCAGCAGTGAATTTGAGCCCAGCAACAGTCACATGGTCAAGTCCTACTCCCTGCTGTTCCGAGTGTCCCAGCCGGGCAGGGGCCTTCCGAACGGGCTCTCCAACGGAGAGACCAACGAGAACATCG ATGTCGCCGAAGAGCTTCCCAGCAGAAAGAAGAGGAACTCCTCCCACAGAGAAGATGACGAGACCAGCTTTGTCGCTCAGATGACCGTCTTTGACAAGAACAG GCGCCTACAGCTGTTGGATGGGGAGTATGAAGTGTCCATGCAGGAGATGGTGGAGTGTCCAGTGGGAAAGAAAAGGGCCACTTGGGAGACCATTCTGGATGGGAAG AGGCTGCCTCCGTTCGAGACCTTCTCTCAGGGACCCACGCTGCAGTTCACCCTGCGCTGGACGGGCGACGCCGGCGACCGCTCCACCGCCCCGGTGGCCAAGCCGCTGGCCACGCGCAACTCGGACGCCAGCGCGGTGGAGAGCAGGCCCTGCACGCTGCGGCCCGCGCCCGTGG CTGTGAAGGAGTCCATCGCCTCAGACCTTCAGACCAGGAGGGAGCAGATTCTCATCGAGCCCCGGCAGAAGCTGCGCATATTTTATCAG TTCCtgtacaacaacaacaccagGCAGCAGACGGAGGCCCGGGACGACCTGCACTGCCCGTGGTGCACGCTGAACTGCCGCCAGCTCTACAGCCTCCTGAAGCACCTCAAGCTCTCCCACAGCCGCTTCATCTTCAACTACGTG CCTCACGCGAAAGGAGCCCGGATAGACGTTTCCATCAACGAGTGCTACGACGGCTCGTACGTGGGGAACCCTCAGGACATCCACAGCCAGCCCGGCTTCGCCTTCAGCCGCAACGGCCCTGTCAAGAGGACCGCCGTCACGCATGTGCTGGTGTGCAG GCCCAAGCGCACGAAGCCCAGCCTGTCGGAGTTCCTGGAGTCGGAGGACGGGGAGCTGGAGGTGCAGCGCTCCTACATCAGCGGACACAACCGCCTGTACTTCCACAGCGACAGCTGCATGCCCCTGCGCCcgcaggagatggaggaggacaGCGAGGACGAGAGAGACCCCGCCTGGCTGAGAGAGAAGACCCtcacg CAAATCGAGGAGTTCACCGACGTCAatgagggggagaaggaggtgATGAAGCTGTGGAACCTACACGTGATGAAGCATGG GTTCATTGCGGACAATCAGATGAACCAGGCCTGCATGCTGTTTGTGGAGAAGTGCGGTCCCTACATTGTGGAGAAGAGCCTGTGCAGGAACTTCCTGCTGCACCTGGTCAGCATGCACGACTTCAACCTGGTCACCACCGCCACCATAGACAAGGCCATGTCCCGTCTGCGGAGGATGCAGGACCCGCCCGAAAACGGCAGCGACGCCCCCGGCCCCGACGGGAGCTCCCTGGGGGACGACGACGACGTCGCCGCCATGGAAGTTTCCGgagatcccaaacacaccgacCCCCTGAAGCTctga
- the suz12b gene encoding polycomb protein suz12-B isoform X1 — protein sequence MAPQKPSTGVGSSGTGHAMGTGTGCRTNGVVYQSSAVMMASVKKPKMEQIQADHELFLQAFEKPTQIYRFLRTRNLIAPIFLHRTLTYMSHRNSRMHTKRKSFKVDDMLLKVEKMKGDQEAHSLSSHLQLTFTGFFHKIEKPSQNSENEQNSVSLEVLLVKVCHKKRKDVSCPVKQVPTGKKQVPLNPDCSQTKPGSFPSLLVSSSEFEPSNSHMVKSYSLLFRVSQPGRGLPNGLSNGETNENIDVAEELPSRKKRNSSHREDDETSFVAQMTVFDKNRRLQLLDGEYEVSMQEMVECPVGKKRATWETILDGKRLPPFETFSQGPTLQFTLRWTGDAGDRSTAPVAKPLATRNSDASAVESRPCTLRPAPVAVKESIASDLQTRREQILIEPRQKLRIFYQFLYNNNTRQQTEARDDLHCPWCTLNCRQLYSLLKHLKLSHSRFIFNYVPHAKGARIDVSINECYDGSYVGNPQDIHSQPGFAFSRNGPVKRTAVTHVLVCRPKRTKPSLSEFLESEDGELEVQRSYISGHNRLYFHSDSCMPLRPQEMEEDSEDERDPAWLREKTLTQIEEFTDVNEGEKEVMKLWNLHVMKHGRSFSPRFIADNQMNQACMLFVEKCGPYIVEKSLCRNFLLHLVSMHDFNLVTTATIDKAMSRLRRMQDPPENGSDAPGPDGSSLGDDDDVAAMEVSGDPKHTDPLKL from the exons ATGGCTCCTCAGAAGCCTAGCACGGGGGTTGGTAGTTCAGGTACAGGCCACGCTATGGGTACCGGTACCGGGTGTAGAACCAACGGCGTTGTCTACCAGTCTTCGGCTGTTATGATGGCCTCGGTGAAGAAGCCGAAGATGGAACAGATTCAAGCCGACCATGAACTGTTCTTGCAGGCCTTCGAAA AACCAACTCAAATCTATAGATTCCTTCGCACAAGGAACCTGATTGCG CCTATATTTTTGCACAGAACCCTCACATACATGTCCCATAGAAACTCAAGAATGCACACCAAAAG GAAGTCTTTTAAAGTGGATGATATGCTGCTGAAGGTGGAGAAGATGAAGGGAGATCAGGAGGCACACAG CTTGTCATCCCACCTGCAACTTACCTTTACTGGGTTCTTCCATAAGATAG AGAAGCCATCACAAAACTCAGAGAACGAGCAAAACTCTGTGTCTTTAGAGGTGCTACTTGTTAAAGTCTGCCATAAAAAGCGCAAG GATGTCAGCTGCCCGGTTAAACAAGTGCCTACAGGTAAAAAGCAGGTGCCTTTGAACCCTGACTGCAGCCAGACCAAGCCCGGCAGCTTCCCCTCGCTGCTGGTCTCCAGCAGTGAATTTGAGCCCAGCAACAGTCACATGGTCAAGTCCTACTCCCTGCTGTTCCGAGTGTCCCAGCCGGGCAGGGGCCTTCCGAACGGGCTCTCCAACGGAGAGACCAACGAGAACATCG ATGTCGCCGAAGAGCTTCCCAGCAGAAAGAAGAGGAACTCCTCCCACAGAGAAGATGACGAGACCAGCTTTGTCGCTCAGATGACCGTCTTTGACAAGAACAG GCGCCTACAGCTGTTGGATGGGGAGTATGAAGTGTCCATGCAGGAGATGGTGGAGTGTCCAGTGGGAAAGAAAAGGGCCACTTGGGAGACCATTCTGGATGGGAAG AGGCTGCCTCCGTTCGAGACCTTCTCTCAGGGACCCACGCTGCAGTTCACCCTGCGCTGGACGGGCGACGCCGGCGACCGCTCCACCGCCCCGGTGGCCAAGCCGCTGGCCACGCGCAACTCGGACGCCAGCGCGGTGGAGAGCAGGCCCTGCACGCTGCGGCCCGCGCCCGTGG CTGTGAAGGAGTCCATCGCCTCAGACCTTCAGACCAGGAGGGAGCAGATTCTCATCGAGCCCCGGCAGAAGCTGCGCATATTTTATCAG TTCCtgtacaacaacaacaccagGCAGCAGACGGAGGCCCGGGACGACCTGCACTGCCCGTGGTGCACGCTGAACTGCCGCCAGCTCTACAGCCTCCTGAAGCACCTCAAGCTCTCCCACAGCCGCTTCATCTTCAACTACGTG CCTCACGCGAAAGGAGCCCGGATAGACGTTTCCATCAACGAGTGCTACGACGGCTCGTACGTGGGGAACCCTCAGGACATCCACAGCCAGCCCGGCTTCGCCTTCAGCCGCAACGGCCCTGTCAAGAGGACCGCCGTCACGCATGTGCTGGTGTGCAG GCCCAAGCGCACGAAGCCCAGCCTGTCGGAGTTCCTGGAGTCGGAGGACGGGGAGCTGGAGGTGCAGCGCTCCTACATCAGCGGACACAACCGCCTGTACTTCCACAGCGACAGCTGCATGCCCCTGCGCCcgcaggagatggaggaggacaGCGAGGACGAGAGAGACCCCGCCTGGCTGAGAGAGAAGACCCtcacg CAAATCGAGGAGTTCACCGACGTCAatgagggggagaaggaggtgATGAAGCTGTGGAACCTACACGTGATGAAGCATGG GCGGTCCTTTTCTCCCAGGTTCATTGCGGACAATCAGATGAACCAGGCCTGCATGCTGTTTGTGGAGAAGTGCGGTCCCTACATTGTGGAGAAGAGCCTGTGCAGGAACTTCCTGCTGCACCTGGTCAGCATGCACGACTTCAACCTGGTCACCACCGCCACCATAGACAAGGCCATGTCCCGTCTGCGGAGGATGCAGGACCCGCCCGAAAACGGCAGCGACGCCCCCGGCCCCGACGGGAGCTCCCTGGGGGACGACGACGACGTCGCCGCCATGGAAGTTTCCGgagatcccaaacacaccgacCCCCTGAAGCTctga
- the utp6 gene encoding U3 small nucleolar RNA-associated protein 6 homolog produces MAEIIQQRIEDRIPELEQLERVGLFTSNEVKAMIKKATALEYKLHRVTISKEDFITYIQHEINVLELIKKRRSRIGYHFKREEIELTIMQRINNVFRRATAKWKDDVQLWLSHVAFCKKWNTQTRLSKVFSSMLAIHPDKPALWIMAAKFEMEDRNSSESARHLFLRALRFHPESEKIYQEYFRMELMHAEKLRKQQQELEQAKMDLGEYEFPKEIMDAKLAEIVYRDASTKVKGAVFVLSLLKIAEIFDFTKTLQDIILQDLQSRHADDPLTWDYMAKRELEVGLGGEMGAELSTAKGRASDIARREERCSLVYEEGLKSLSTEAMWSCYITFCLDRFKRKTNVQELKNKRQERLLTALQRAEESSLLQEHFYKKWLQVLAAAGDAESAARVAMAATKRFSQSVQTWACCLQLLVQLGSDDVGRLFQEALTHVNPKESLPLWLLQVEWSASSQSPEDTAALFQRGLVSPVPAVSMEMKEKYLDWSYRTGGYKKARKTFTSLHESRPFSKAFFTRMIQMEKEQELPKMNNLRDYYERALREFGSTDDDLWLDYIREELSPRGNPENCGKIHWRAMKSLEGQRVEHFVSQYTLLQTGHI; encoded by the exons ATGGCTGAAATAATACAACAACGGATTGAGGACAGGATTCCGGAATTGGAACAGCTGGAGAGAGTGGGACTATTCACCAGCAATGAAGTCAA GGCTATGATTAAAAAAGCAACAGCTCTGGAATACAAGTTGCACAGAGTGACAATAAGCAAAGAAGACTTCATCACATATATTCAG CATGAGATCAACGTCTTGGAGCTGATAAAGAAGAGAAGATCG CGCATTGGTTACCATTTTAAGAGGGAAGAGATTGAACTAACCATCATGCAGAGAATAAACAACGTTTTCAGACGAGCAACTGCAAAGTGGAAG GATGATGTGCAGCTCTGGTTATCTCATGTTGCCTTCTGTAAGAAATGG AACACGCAGACTCGACTCAGCAAGGTTTTCTCCTCCATGCTGGCCATCCATCCTGACAAACCAG CCCTGTGGATCATGGCCGCCAAGTTCGAGATGGAGGATCGGAATTCGTCGGAAAGCGCCAGACACCTGTTCCTGCGGGCTCTCCGCTTTCACCCCGAGAGCGAGAAGATCTACCAGGAG TACTTCCGCATGGAGCTGATGCACGCTGAGAAGCTGAggaagcagcagcaggagctggagcaggccAAGATGGACCTG GGAGAGTATGAGTTCCCCAAGGAGATCATGGATGCCAAGCTGGCTGAGATTGTATACAGAGATGCGAGTACAAAAGTGAAAG gcgctgtgtttgtgctgtccCTCCTGAAAATTGCTGAGATTTTCGACTTCACAAAGACGCTGCAGGACATCATCCTTCAGGA cctgCAGAGCAGACACGCTGACGACCCCCTGACCTGGGACTACATGGCCAAACGGGAGTTGGAAgtggggttagggggggagATGGGGGCTGAGCTGTCGACGGCTAAGGGCCGCGCGTCGGACATCGCCCGGAGGGAAGAGCGCTGCAGCCTGGTGTATGAGGAGGGCCTGAAGAGCCTCAGCACAG AGGCCATGTGGTCCTGTTACATCACCTTCTGCTTGGACAGATTCAAGAGGAAGACCAATGTCCAAGAGTTGAAGAACAAG AGGCAGGAGAGGCTGCTAACAGCACTCCAGAGGGCTGAAGAATCTTCCCTGCTGCAGGAGCATTTCTACAAGAAATGG CTGCAGGTACTGGCTGCAGCAGGAGATGCCGAGAGTGCTGCCCGAGTCGCCATGGCAGCCACGAAGCGCTTCAGCCAATCGGTGCAGacctgggcctgctgcctgcAGTTGCTGGTGCAGCTGGGGAGCGATGATGTCGGCAGGCTATTCCAGGAAGCATTGACACACGTGAATCCCAAG gagagccttcCCCTGTGGCTGCTGCAGGTGGAGTGGAGTGCCTCTTCCCAAAGCCCTGAGGACACAGCGGCCCTATTCCAG agGGGTCTGGTCTCCCCAGTGCCTGCCGTGTCCATGGAGATGAAGGAGAAATACCTGGACTGGTCCTACAGAACTGGCGGGTACAAGAAGGCCAGAAAGACCTTCACTAG TTTACATGAGAGCCGTCCCTTCTCCAAGGCATTTTTTACCAGAATGATCCAGATGGAGAAAGAGCAG GAACTTCCAAAGATGAACAATCTGAGGGACTACTACGAACGGGCGCTCAGAGAATTCGGCTCGACAGACGATG ATCTGTGGCTGGACTACATCAGGGAGGAGCTGAGCCCTCGGGGGAACCCAGAGAACTGTGGGAAGATTCACTGGCGGGCCATGAAGAGCCTGGAGGGCCAGCGTGTGGAGCACTTCGTATCCCAGTACACCCTGCTCCAGACAGGCCACATCTAG